TATTGTGgccttattatttttttttctggtaatttAATTAGGAGCTCGATCTGGTTTTGGGGCAGGAGACAAAGCGgactgcaggagcagctctctTTAATTAGGGCCATGTATCTGTTGTTAAAGTTTAACTTTTCCTTGCACGGAGAGGCAGAGGCAGTGAGGCACGGAGCCTGGGCAGGGCGTTGCgtgcaggctgtgcaggggcAGCCAGGTATGTGCAGGGCTGCGTGACTGGGGATCCTCCGATCCTGCTCGAATCTCACCCCAGCGATCTCAAAGTACCAACTGGCACTTGTGTGATACGGCTATTTATAGACACCAGGAACTAGAgggtaaatatttatttacagtctGATGCTTAATCTACTACCGAGTGATTGTCTGGAAAGCCTGAgcccctgtttttttttcctgctgcgATTTATAACCAGAGCCCTCatctcctctcctgctcctggtgctcaCATATCCATTCCCCAGGattaattctgcagaaaatgagTATGGCCTGGGTTCAggccctgcagcaccttctGGTCCCAGCTCATCCTGGCAGGCATCTTGCCTCATTTTCACTGGCTGGCGTTCAGAGGCAGAAATTGCAAATCCAGGACATATGAAGGGGAATGGCATGAAACTGTCACTGCTCTGTTGGATAGGCAGACTTGTTTGCAATGGTGTGGGATGGGGCAGAGCAGTGGATGGGAGCTGTTGAGTCACTTAGATTCATTGCTAAGTGGGCTGAAAGACAACAGCTGTGCTGTTCTGCCTGCTGACAAAGCAGAGCCGTTCCTGTTTTAAGCCACCTCTGCTACCCCAGAGTCCTACAGTGACCATATATCCTGCCATCACCCACCTCCAGCCTTTTCTGAACCAGAACACCAGATCCTTGTCGAGGTTGGGGACAGGGAATCTGGAAGGATGCTCTGTGTTCAACAGCAAGGACTGATGGAGACGGGGACATCTCTGCCCCTCCGCAGCCACCAGCACCTGCCGGGGCTCCGTGCATCCCGTCACAACCAGAGCCCCCAGGACCAGGGCTGTAGTGATGCCATGTGCCCTGCTCTGGGGTTGGGAAGGAAAGGGCAGAAGTGGCGACCAGGTGGCAGTAAGCACAGGGGGGAGATGTATTAGCGCTCGTTAGTGAGGCTGGAGCTTTTTAACACCACACACAGTCCCACCTGTCCCACCCCAGGTGCTGGTGTTAAAGCAGCGTGTCTCCTAATGCCTGCTTCTTTTACCCCGTGCAGGTATTGCTGGAGCCCCCCAGTACCAGTAAGGATGACTGGGGGAAGCTGGCATCCAGGCTGGTCCGGGGAGGTGTGGAAATCAGGTAAGCCAACAAGATCCATCTCAGGGCAAAAGGGAGCAGTGTAGGGAAGAGAATGGTTGAGGGCAGCTGGGTATGAGCCTGTGTGCTGCCTTGGGGTGTGGAAAGAGAGTGGGTGAACGTGGCAGAGCCTGGGGATCTGGGCTGGGGTTTGGGAAGGGCTGCCCAGGATGGTGGCTGTTGCAGGAGTGCTCATGCCCCAGTTTCCTTGGGGCATCTTTGTGCCAGCTTACGCTGTGTGCTTAGCAATGTGACCGCTCTGCGAAGGTGGTAGCACCTCCCAGTCTCAGAGGTGTTGGATGCTTCTGATAAGAACATCAGTTTCCTTTCACTTCCCAGAGTGTTTTACAGCAGCCGAGAACCCTGCTGTACTCCTCTATAATGGaattttcctttgcagtttCCTACCCTTATTGTTTCTTGAGGTGTGGACACATCAGAGATAAGATCTTTAACTTCTGGGCAGGTCAAGAGGCTGATCAGACAGCAGAttactgctgctgcctccttcatccctgcagcacctgctcTGATGGTACTGTCTCGAATGGCAAAGCGATGTTCAGCAGCACTTTCCTCTCCCCACCTAGCTCTTTATGTTAGAAAAGGTACAAGAAGGCTTGGTCTCCCTAAACTAATAGGGAAACTGAGCCTGCGGTGAATAGCTCTTGCAAATTTGTGCAAAGGAACCTAAAATGCACAATGAAGGGAGTACAtcttccagggaaaaaaaaatcaacacaccCAGAAAGCACtgcatgtacttttttttttttattttcaaatatatatatatgtatatattacatcactttaaaacagaatatttgtgaaagaaatgcttttgtggTAAAAGCAAGCCACCATGTTCCACACAGCCCCTTTGTCTGTCCTTTAAAGCTGGTCTGGTCTGCACgcagctccttccctgctgcccctgggacaACCTGTGGcctgcctcctccctctcctcctcccactggaaagaaaaggtgtacaccagccccttccctctcctccagaGTCAGTGCAAGGCGTGCTTTTCTGCTCCATCATGTACCCCGTCTTCTTCCCGAGCAGGGCTTCCTGGAGGGGTACAgaaaggagctggggagggagctgtgTGGAGCATCGTGCGCTTCGCTGCCACCAGAAAGGCGAGGAAGAGTGAATAGAGACAGCGTGGCTTCAAGTATATGCATAAACCTATCACACAGAGCTTCACAGAAGGCTGCCACCAGTCCTGACCGCAAAGGCACTGGTCTCTCTGGGGCAGCGGTCCTCGGAGCCTGaaccctgctgctccctgcgtTTGGCAGGGAGGGTTTGGGTTGTTGGCTCGCAGCGTGAGGAAGGGCCGTAAGGGAGGGGATGTGCTGACAAGCAAGCTGATAGCTCAGGCAGCTTCCTCCATCCAGGAGAAAAGAGCTGGGGCGGAGGGGGAATATGCCATGCCCTCGGATAAACCCATTAAATGAGATACTCTTCCTCCAGCTTCTCAGCCCCTTTTTATAGGCCCATTATAACCTTACGAATTAAATCTCCCTGCCCACCCACAAACACACGCTTCAAATTGAAGGAAGAGTTTTCTGTCTGGGCAACTCTGTGTCACTTAGCACCTCCTCTGGGCTGCCTCTGGCACAAAAGAAATCCCCACCAGAAAAGCCCCAGTTTCCTCCCTGAAATCCTTCATGTGCGGGGACCCAGCAGAGAGGGACTGGGAACAGAGTCTCAGAGCATGTGGCCTTAACCTTGATCAGCAGCCCCGGCTCGCACCCGTTTCTAGCACCTCCAGCCCTGGGGGCTGGCATTGCTTCCCGCATCCCTTGTTGCTGCTTCTGGGCTGCACCTAAGCCTTCACCAGGCACCACGATGCTGAAACCATCCCAAAGTAACAGATCCTGGGGCTGGGTggagaagggaagcagcaggagcctTTGGTTCCTTTCCCTACCCAGTGTAGGGTCAGGCAGGCGCCTGTGCCAGCAGGTGCAGGTATCACAGAGAGCCAGACCTTCCCGAAATACAGCCCTAGCTTGGGTCACTGCTAGACAAATGCCACGTCTGCTCCAGCTGCCACGTCACCACCAAACCCTGCAGTGATTCAGGTATCTTTGAGAGGGGCTGAAACTTTCCTTCCCACCCGTTTGAGCCAGTGAACAATCCCCTCCTTGTGAGcggccagagctgagccttctgctctcctgcctttcttttccagctgagggtttcccctccctgcttcccTTGCTCACCGGGGAAGAAACCAAAGCTTTGGGGGCAGCCATGCCCCAATAGCACCATAGTGGCTAGGAAGGCGACAACAGGGAGAGCCTGCTATCCAGTGCATTACGTGGGCTTCTTTTCATACAGGGTATCACACGTGGCCGGGTTGCTGTTTAAACACAGCTTacactgctttaaaatattgatCAGGTCTTTATCCCCACAGAAGGAACCGATTGATTCAGCCTTTCAGGGAACGTTTGGGGTTATTctgagattttttatttttattttttccttagagcCCTTACTTCCGTAGTAGGGATGCACTTTTTGGTAAAAAGGACTCCTGGCACTGCCAGCCCGAGCTAAAGCTGCCTGCACGTCGCCCAGGTGCCCTGCGCTGCCTCGGCCAGGCCCTTCCCTGAACTCTGCCTTGTGGGGCTTTGAGGTAGATTCCTGCTGCGGCTCTTCAGAGGGCCCACCGGCCCTGCAAAGAGCATCATCTGCTGGGGAGGACAAAGCCTTCTCGCCTTATTCCGCCTTGggtccagcagccccagcccatcctgcccccagcagcgGTCAGGCCGCGGCCCAGCCATGCCTGCCCCTGCTGCGTGCCAGGGCCTGGTGTGTGGTGCAGCTCTGGGGGCACAAACCCCCGGTCACCCGGCCAAAGAGGGGGGCCTGGAAGCAGGATTTTCCCCCCGTGGGAGTTCAGCACCCAGGTGGCTgtggctgcagtgctgtggcCATCCAGTGACGGGATGCAGTACTACAGAGCAGCCACCCATTCACGTTCCCACTTCGGGCCTGCCTCTGCTCAGCCATGgtgccaggaaagctgggaGAGGTGAGGGCAGAGTGAGACAACGTGCTGATACCCTGAGACAATCCTCCCTGCAAATCCCCTGAGAAAATGCCTAAAACGGAAACTTCCCTTTGTACAGCACCTATGTGAAAAGTTCCCTTCTCAGTCCTGGTATCGCAGACTTTACCAAGGCTTGACCATCTACCATAAAGCTGAAAAATTGCCTTTATTTAAATGGCCTTACATCTGAATTTGGTTTGCAAGGTGAAACCCCTTCTCTGGAAGATGAGAATAAATTACAAGCAGCATGACTTTCTGTACTAGCAGAAGTACTCCAATCTGTTAGAGTTCTTGGAGTGTGTCAGTAAAGTAGTGAATAAAAGTTGatgtactgttttctttccaaggcCCTCTGGAAAAAGTCCTGCTGGAGACATAACCAAATCAGACAACTAGAGGACCGTGGCAGATCAATAATGTGACCGattaagagaaaaggaaaataacaattaGCAGTTCATTTTCACTGTGGCAAAAAAGCTCCATCTGGTGGTGTTTTCACCCAGAAAAAGAAGGTAAGCTGGGGGGAGAGGAAACTGCAGATGATAACACTAGGTTGTTCAGAGTGGTTCGTGCCAGAGAAGAGTCAGGAAATCTCAAGATCTGCTCAAGACAGTTGAACAGGTGGCAGGATGGTAAATGAAGCTGTGTGTGGATAAATGCAAAGAAGTGCACTTGTGAGGGGACAGATAAACTatggggggggtagggggggtgTCAAGCTGCTCACAGAGCATCAGCACAGCTGCACAACCTGGGCACAGACAATCCACTGCAGGCTTGTGCTGCTCAGCACGTAAGTGTTACAAAGGAAGCAACCCAAACAGATATATAGCAGAGGAATAttatagcaaatattttaatgcctttttagGGAGTACAGTCCAGGACACTCCACCAGGGATCGGGATACTGCAGAAAATGATGGGCACAGAAAGATGGATATGGAGAGAGGCCAAAGAGTTTGCTATTCTttcgtttaaaaaaaaaaaaaaggaacgtgAGGGACATAAGTGATACAAAATTATGGCTGGTCCTGCCAAGCTGCAAGGAGGAAGGCTGCCAGGTGTCCTCTGTCTGTGCTTTGATAGGACACGTAGTCCCAAGGGAGAGACATTGAGGAAAAAATCCACCTGAAGACAAAGGTAAGAATTAATGACACGGCGAGGTGATAGAGGAAGGTTTTTAAAAACACGACAGCCAGGTGTCTGCCAGGAACACCTTTGGTACGGTGGGGCAGAAGGGCTGCTCTCTCTGTCCCCAGTTTGCCCACCGTGGTGAccccaggcagggctgcgggtgagctgggctctgccctgccgTGGTGACCCCCCTGCCAAGGGGATGAGTCCAAGCAAGGGCAGTCGTGGTCCCCCAGCCCGTTTTGCAGTAGCAAAGCCAGGCAAGGTCCAGCCATCGTGGGGTGGTCCCAGTGGGCAGCGAGCTCAGGCTGCTTACGCCTGTGGTGCTGCTCCAGCCCAGGGGTCCCTCTGTGACAGGAGAGGAGCTCAGGCACGGGTCCACGGCTCATTTCCTACCTCCGAGGTCCCCCTGGCTCCCTCCCCCAGCTGGCTGAGCTGCTCTAGGAGCTCGGTGATGCTGGAATGGCTCAGACAGGGCCAGTCACAGTTTCAAGCCTTACAGAGTCACCTGGATTAAAAAGAGCAGACAGAGCTAAACCGTGCAATCCGCACTGGGATGCTCTCCCTACTTTGTAAAAGTCAGAAAGATCGGAGATTGAGCGGTGCCTGCTTGCATCCCTGCCTCCCCCAAAACTCATGTTCAAGCATTAGTCAAGAACAAGGTCAAATCCTTTGCTGAAAAAGCCATGGGTTGCTGGGGCAGCGTGCTGTGCCCTGCTGTCCCCGCAGCCCTGATGTGGCAGCCCTGGCTCAAAGAGGACACATCAAAGAGCCCGTGCAGGGAAGAGATGCAACCAGTGCCTCCCACTGAGAGCAAGGGGACCAACTGGTCGTACTGGGGCTGCTCACGTGCCAGTGTGCTGGATGAAAGCAGCCAGCAGACTGGAGGGAGGGCAGGCTGCCTGCACACCCCCGAGTCACCACCCCACAGCTTTTTAGTGTTTGGAAACCTGCTGCTTCCCAAGGCCTGCTGGCACGCGGCCTCTGAACTCCTGCGAGGGCTGGGGTGCAGGCAGCGAGGTATGACTGCGGCCCCGGGACCAGCATCGGCCATGGGATGCTGCAGGTTTGgggtctgggctggggcagggaaagTCTGCTCAtgccagcactgctggctgctgccatcGATTGTCAAGTAACAGGTTGTGCTCCTGTCACCGTGTTCCTATAAAAACGGGTAGGGGCTGCTTgctaaaaggaaaggaaaagctcaAGTATTCGGGCtcaggagcagggggaaggtGAAAGCAAGCACCACACGGCTTTCTAATGCTGGCTCACCCCTCCAGGGGCTTATAACCAATGCTCGGAGCAACCGAGGCTGGAATCCCTCTTCGAATGCAGGTCTGGGCTAGAGCCAGCAGCAACAGGGGAGCTCTGCGCCTACCCCATGGAGTGTCTTAGGAACAGCACAGAGTGGACGAGACATGAGACACACGCACACGAACGCCCACGCCGGCGTTATCGCGACAATGCTTTTGTTCCTCCAGAGGAGCCTGTTCTCCTGCCTCCCTGTTGCAGGCTACCGGGGTCACGGTGATGCTCTGTCCTCAGCACAGTGAGGCTTAAAGCAGCCAAAGTCAAACCTTTCCCCCTGCTGCCTCTCTCTGTAGCTCCTGGTGGCATCGCCGTGGGTGGCAGAGACCCCGCATCCTGCAGCGGGAGGGTCACGGGTCCAAGCTGCGCTCTCTCCCCCCCCGGAGGTTTCTCAAATCCCCCCCCTCTCCTGGGAGACGTCAATGCAGGATAGAGGTTTGAGAGAGAGCTTGGCCGGACCCCTCAGCCTCTGCCCCCACGTCAGTCAGGGCCTGAAGAAGCGTCGTACCACTAAATGCCCCACCATCACCAGGGCCACCACCGCCAGCATGTACTTCATGTAAACATTGTCCAGATCGAGTGCAGCCACCTGACGGGAAACAGAGAGTTAGCAGGGGGCTTTAgacctgcctgcaccctgcctggGCCggcctcctgctctgccccacgCTGCCGGCCCCACCAACCTCAGCTGCACCTCGACAGAGCCCACCagcctcccctcgccccccccaaatccaccaggGCACAAGCTGTGGCCCCGCTGGCTCACCCATCCTCCTTGCTGGGCGATCCACTGGGCGATGCGGTTGCGCAGCATGAACTCCGTCACGAAGCGGGCGATGCGGCGGAGGAAGCCCGTTATGCCGTGCTGGTAGACGTGGATGGCCATGCAGTAGCCGAAGCCCAGCAGCGCGATCACCCGGCCCCAGTTAATGCCGCTTTCGAACAGGCTGAAACGAAGCCGATGGGTTTGGTTAAATCACCCCCAAAAACTGCTGAGGCTGGCTCGCCTCCCTAGTCCTCGAGGTGCATCCCTGCCGCGCAGGCAAAGCGGTGATTTTGTGGCCAAGCAACACGCGGACCTCGATAACCTGACGTGCTTTCGGAGCAGGGCAACCACAGCCTCGGCCACAGACACTGTTTGCCTCAGCCAGGTGGATTAGGGATGtcgtaggaaaaaaaagaagcttccGAATCCTGCACACACCGCTAAAGGCTCTGAACTGCTGGGGTGGAATCCTTGGGATGGCTGTGGCTGTCCTGCCACCCTTCTGCCCATTCCATCGTTCCCTCAGGTCTGCACCCAAATACAAGGGCACGCCAGCTGCCTGTGAAGAAGCTCCTGAGCTACCTGGGTTTTCACAAGCCAGGGTGTTAACCCCGGCACGCTGGAGCAGGTGCCACTTTCAGCTACCAGGCCGTAGGCTGCAGCAAGCTCCGAAGCTGCTGCAcgtgcagctgggagcaggaacTGCAGCCCAGGTACCCCGCAGCATCCCCTGCCTTTAGGATCACACCTGGAGGTTAAGCAGATCTAGGGCAGAAGGAACAGGATTTTCCCTTTTTGTGCACAAACCCCTCCTAGACCTACAGCTGATCTTGCCTTCTGCTGATGCTcccaggggccggggggggctccaaAATACATCCAAGTTGTGTCCTAGTGTTCCTGATCCCAGTTTCAGCTGCTGCGGGCACAAATCTGCCGTGTGCAGGTTTGGCACTGATTTACCTAGACTGCtttttgaaggctttttttcttggtttccaGCAAGGtaagccagcaggaaaagaaaaataaaaccaaaaaaaaaatataaaaaggggaaaaagaaaagtaagcgCTGCATTTTAACCTGGTGCTGCCCCAGCTGTCCCTGCACAGCTGAAGGGAGCTCTCCTCTCCGCAGAGCCGGTCGCAGAGGGCGAGGGAAGG
The sequence above is a segment of the Anser cygnoides isolate HZ-2024a breed goose chromosome 25, Taihu_goose_T2T_genome, whole genome shotgun sequence genome. Coding sequences within it:
- the BAK1 gene encoding bcl-2 homologous antagonist/killer isoform X1, whose translation is MASGNDGDPPGAHGRRGSNGRRLSQELNSEDQVVQETEEVFRSYAFYRYQQEREESGEEVPLDPEIAEIQQELGSTGSLVGRRLAIIGDDINKRYDAEFRYMLKSLQPTKENAYEYFTTIASSLFESGINWGRVIALLGFGYCMAIHVYQHGITGFLRRIARFVTEFMLRNRIAQWIAQQGGWVAALDLDNVYMKYMLAVVALVMVGHLVVDFFLNVSPLGLRVLSKHRQRTPGSLPPCSLAGPAIILYHLCPSRSFFFFLNERIANSLASLHIHLSVPIIFCSIPIPGGVSWTVLPKKALKYLL